From the genome of Leptodactylus fuscus isolate aLepFus1 chromosome 1, aLepFus1.hap2, whole genome shotgun sequence, one region includes:
- the SDHAF1 gene encoding succinate dehydrogenase assembly factor 1, mitochondrial gives MIRHSNLQKQVLSLYKQFLRAGKDKPGFLPRIQHEFRKNAKIARTDIMHIEYLLRRGRRQLDQLKDVNTKQLGAFINTPNMADNTPPTS, from the coding sequence ATGATCAGACACAGCAACCTCCAGAAACAAGTCCTCAGTCTATACAAACAGTTTTTACGAGCTGGAAAGGACAAACCTGGTTTCCTGCCCCGAATCCAGCATGAATTTAGGAAAAATGCCAAAATCGCCAGGACAGACATCATGCACATAGAATATCTCCTGCGCCGTGGCCGGAGACAGCTGGATCAGCTGAAGGATGTTAACACCAAACAGCTCGGAGCCTTCATCAACACCCCCAACATGGCAGATAACACTCCCCCAACATCATAG